In the genome of Cryptomeria japonica chromosome 8, Sugi_1.0, whole genome shotgun sequence, one region contains:
- the LOC131062428 gene encoding aspartyl protease AED3-like: protein MYAIVDTVEIVAWIPCKSCNNCKTPQLFESQKSSTFKQMPCVSDQCLQTDAICSTGDDICTFSITYADKYADESKTDALLSSDELTMEGNFYLSSFIFGCSTVRRGILEDAPGVIGLGSGSELSFLSQTESMFGKVFSYCLPSIDSKVFSGTLSPGKGILSSTQGLSFTRLLQNYQFSYFVGLVAIRVGNDHFLMPPEYSQSTPTGLGMLIDSGTAFTRLVKPFYSQVRDSFRRQMKLTRIEPFRILDTCYRIPSGENVVAPRVVLHCQGKLFLDIPQENVLITVDEKQEWSDVCFAFTSAGSGFSVFGNTQQHKLRIVYDVPGSRIGIAQENCGR from the coding sequence ATGTACGCCATAGTGGATACGGTAGAAATTGTTGCATGGATCCCATGCAAATCTTGCAACAATTGCAAAACCCCACAGCTTTTTGAGTCCCAAAagtcatctacattcaagcaaATGCCCTGTGTTTCTGATCAGTGTCTGCAAACGGATGCAATCTGCAGTACGGGAGATGATATATGTACGTTCAGTATAACTTATGCGGATAAGTATGCGGATGAATCCAAGACGGACGCTCTCTTGTCCTCCGATGAACTCACCATGGAAGGAAATTTTTATCTTTCCAGTTTCATTTTTGGGTGCAGTACTGTTCGGAGAGGAATTTTAGAAGATGCACCCGGTGTGATCGGTTTAGGAAGTGGTTCAGAACTTTCCTTTCTTTCTCAGACTGAGTCTATGTTTGGGAAGGTATTTTCATATTGTCTTCCTAGCATAGACTCGAAGGTTTTTTCAGGGACTCTCAGCCCGGGGAAAGGAATCCTGAGTTCCACACAGGGTTTGAGCTTCACGCGACTGCTACAAAACTATCAATTCTCTTATTTCGTGGGCTTAGTTGCAATTAGAGTCGGTAATGACCACTTCCTCATGCCTCCGGAATATTCACAGTCCACTCCAACAGGATTGGGCATGCTTATAGACTCGGGAACTGCGTTTACTCGATTGGTCAAGCCTTTTTACAGTCAAGTCCGTGATTCTTTTCGTCGCCAGATGAAATTAACCAGGATTGAGCCCTTCAGGATTCTTGATACCTGCTATCGAATTCCATCTGGTGAAAATGTCGTGGCTCCGAGAGTTGTTTTGCATTGTCAAGGAAAGTTGTTCTTGGATATTCCCCAGGAGAATGTTTTGATTACTGTGGATGAGAAACAAGAATGGTCCGATGTATGTTTTGCTTTCACTTCTGCAGGAAGTGGGTTTTCCGTGTTTGGGAATACTCAGCAACACAAGTTAAGGATCGTGTATGATGTACCAGGTTCTCGAATTGGTATTGCCCAAGAAAACTGCGGCCGTTGA
- the LOC131062429 gene encoding aspartyl protease AED3-like codes for MALLVLQSLALLALCCWSSSSAKLLQSSKEEMGSIISRTNNGTISFPLINIHGDASPFRSLNSTRSSRISEWLKSDVHRQQLFQRKENPSQTEAEGEVPLASGAAIDNGNYIIKLGFGTPAQMIHTMVDTGSDVAWIPCNSCPNCKTHQIFEAQKSSTYKLMSCSSAQCGQVKGMCMKGNKCAFGGGYADGSWVTALLSSDELTTGENGKVHISRFIFGCSNGRRGNLEKAPGLVGLGRGTLSFLSQTEPMYGKVFSYCLPSIDSMSFSGTLSLGKGSLSSTQGLRFTPLLPNPAGFPSYYYVGLVGISVGNERFFMPKESSQPSSNGGGTVIDSGTVITRLVDPLYGQVRDSFRRQVKSTMIDPVMFLDTCYRIPSGGNFMVPGITLYLQGGLDLALPQESVLITLDDTGSICLAFASAGPVPEAISVIGNYQQQKLRIVYDVSGSRLGIVPENCDR; via the coding sequence ATGGCCCTGCTGGTTCTCCAATCTTTGGCTTTACTAGCGTTATGTTGCTGGTCCTCGTCCTCAGCAAAGTTACTGCAATCATCGAAAGAGGAAATGGGCTCAATCATATCCAGGACAAATAACGGGACCATAAGTTTTCCTCTGATAAATATTCATGGTGATGCATCTCCATTCCGTAGCTTGAATTCCACAAGATCTAGCCGTATATCAGAGTGGTTGAAGAGCGATGTCCACCGGCAACAATTATTTCAGCGAAAGGAAAACCCTAGTCAGACTGAAGCAGAGGGTGAAGTGCCATTGGCTTCAGGAGCGGCCATAGACAATGGAAACTACATAATTAAACTGGGCTTTGGCACTCCGGCTCAGATGATACACACCATGGTCGACACCGGAAGCGATGTTGCATGGATCCCATGCAATTCATGCCCGAATTGCAAAACCCACCAGATTTTCGAGGCCCAAaagtcatcaacatacaaactcaTGTCCTGCTCTTCTGCTCAGTGTGGGCAAGTGAAGGGAATGTGCATGAAAGGTAATAAGTGTGCGTTCGGTGGAGGGTATGCGGATGGATCTTGGGTGACGGCTCTGTTGTCCTCCGATGAGCTCACAACGGGAGAAAATGGCAAAGTTCACATTTCAAGATTCATTTTTGGGTGCAGTAATGGTCGGAGAGGAAATTTGGAAAAAGCACCCGGTTTGGTCGGTTTAGGAAGGGGAACCCTTTCATTTCTTTCTCAGACTGAGCCTATGTATGGGAAGGTATTTTCATATTGTCTTCCTAGCATAGACTCGATGAGTTTTTCAGGGACTCTTAGCCTGGGAAAAGGAAGCCTGAGTTCCACACAGGGCTTGCGCTTTACGCCATTGCTACCAAACCCAGCTGGATTTCCCTCCTATTATTATGTGGGCTTAGTTGGAATTTCAGTGGGTAATGAGCGATTTTTCATGCCTAAGGAAAGTTCACAGCCGAGCTCTAATGGAGGGGGCACTGTTATAGATTCGGGAACTGTTATTACTCGATTGGTCGATCCCCTTTATGGTCAAGTCCGTGATTCTTTTCGTCGCCAGGTGAAATCAACCATGATTGATCCGGTCATGTTTCTTGATACCTGCTATCGAATTCCATCTGGTGGGAATTTTATGGTTCCGGGAATTACTTTGTATTTGCAAGGAGGATTGGACTTGGCCCTTCCCCAGGAGAGTGTTTTGATTACTTTGGATGACACTGGGTCTATATGTTTGGCTTTCGCTTCTGCAGGACCTGTGCCTGAGGCAATATCTGTGATTGGAAATTATCAGCAACAGAAGTTAAGGATTGTTTATGATGTATCAGGTTCTCGTCTTGGTATTGTCCCAGAAAACTGCGACCGTTGA